A window of Cryptomeria japonica chromosome 3, Sugi_1.0, whole genome shotgun sequence contains these coding sequences:
- the LOC131032352 gene encoding naringenin,2-oxoglutarate 3-dioxygenase, translating to MAPAAAATVPAIPSERPDVLPVGEAERAKSLQSIFVRDEDERPKVAYNVFSSDIPVISLEGMEGPERERVREEVTNACKEWGIFQVVNHGVPEELVSTMTQFSRDFFALPAEEKLKYDMRGGKRGGFVVSSHLQGEAVLDWREICTYFAQPLHQRDYTRWPEKPEGWREIVDKYSEVLMGLASKLLAIISEALGLEPEAVTKACVEMDQKVVINYYPKCPQPDMTLGLKRHTDPGTITLLLQDQVGGLQATKDDGLNWITVEPVQGAFVVNLGDHMHYLSNGKFKTADHQAVVNSNYSRLSIATFQNPSQGAIVYPLKLEEGEQSFMEEPITFAQMYSRKMSRDIELALQKKLAKLPPAPEPAPVLTTAPESQ from the exons ATGGCACCAGCAGCCGCAGCGACAGTTCCTGCGATACCCTCAGAACGACCCGACGTGCTTCCAGTGGGAGAGGCGGAGAGAGCGAAATCGTTGCAGTCGATCTTTGTGCGTGACGAGGATGAGAGGCCCAAAGTGGCGTACAATGTTTTCAGCAGTGACATTCCGGTGATCTCACTGGAGGGGATGGAGGGCCCTGAGAGAGAGCGCGTGAGGGAGGAAGTGACCAACGCGTGCAAGGAATGGGGAATTTTCCAGGTGGTGAATCATGGTGTTCCAGAGGAGCTGGTGAGCACCATGACTCAGTTCTCCCGAGACTTCTTCGCCCTTCCCGCAGAGGAGAAGCTCAAATATGACATGCGAGGCGGCAAGCGCGGAGGATTTGTTGTGAGCAGTCATCTGCAGGGCGAGGCCGTTCTTGACTGGAGAGAAATCTGCACTTACTTCGCTCAGCCCCTGCACCAACGTGACTACACCCGCTGGCCTGAGAAGCCTGAGGGATGGAG AGAGATTGTGGACAAATACAGTGAGGTGCTGATGGGTCTGGCTAGCAAACTGCTGGCGATCATCTCGGAGGCGCTGGGATTGGAGCCCGAGGCGGTGACCAAGGCGTGCGTTGAGATGGATCAGAAGGTGGTGATAAACTACTACCCCAAATGCCCACAGCCTGATATGACCCTGGGACTGAAGCGCCACACCGATCCTGGCACCATTACTCTGCTCCTCCAAGACCAGGTGGGCGGCCTCCAGGCTACCAAGGACGATGGGCTAAACTGGATCACTGTCGAGCCTGTCCAGGGAGCTTTTGTAGTCAATCTTGGCGACCATATGCAT TATCTGAGCAATGGGAAGTTCAAGACCGCGGATCATCAGGCCGTGGTGAACTCCAACTACAGTAGATTGTCCATTGCTACATTTCAGAATCCTTCGCAGGGGGCAATTGTGTACCCACTGAAGTTAGAGGAGGGAGAGCAGTCTTTCATGGAAGAGCCCATCACTTTTGCTCAGATGTATTCCCGCAAGATGAGCCGTGACATCGAACTCGCCCTCCAGAAGAAGCTCGCCAAGCTCCCACCTGCCCCTGAACCAGCACCTGTCCTTACCACTGCTCCTGAATCTCAATAA